A stretch of the Aegilops tauschii subsp. strangulata cultivar AL8/78 chromosome 4, Aet v6.0, whole genome shotgun sequence genome encodes the following:
- the LOC109760796 gene encoding uncharacterized protein, protein MLRHTTLHHKLSTERKEQTEPSKKKAICPISPKTMNFSVGAGGSGDGGGEGGRVQAERWLEIAAKLLAARDLVGCKRFAERAVEADPLLPGADELLAVADVLLTSQAMLYTGEPDPYAVLQVPSKTTDHGAISRAFRRLALLLQSSNPHPGADVALRIVNDAYELLSDPSRQPLRSARTNIPSGAPSHPAAAAAPAAEATDFWTACPFCCYVHQYPRELVGRALKCPNESCRRGFVAVEIPTQPTIVPGTEMYHCAWGFFPLGFPNSADLGGNWKPFYKVFPWNNAPSGGGAIGRNYSNHGGGSNGRQPQNESARGGSSRGRVKKTTARKKVGAGPKRRSFGGGVESGIDASMLGQDGWAEGEEGEGGQREEVRGININEEAQATDGTGRANVTGGVEDLGSFHLDVDPTEDILGNLGNLHNLPFLRVDNLGRML, encoded by the coding sequence ATGCTGAGACACACCACTTTGCACCATAAACTCTCCACCGAAAGGAAAGAGCAAACTGAACCCTCGAAAAAGAAAGCCATTTGTCCCATTTCCCCCAAAACCATGAACTTCTCCGTTGGCGCCGGCGGTAGTGGAGATGGCGGAGGCGAGGGCGGGAGGGTGCAAGCGGAGCGGTGGCTGGAGATTGCGGCGAAGCTTCTCGCCGCGCGCGACCTCGTCGGCTGCAAGCGCTTCGccgagcgcgcggtggaggcggaTCCGCTTCTCCCCGGCGCCGACGAACTCCTCGCCGTCGCTGACGTTCTCCTCACCTCCCAGGCGATGCTCTATACCGGAGAGCCTGACCCATACGCCGTCCTCCAGGTGCCCTCCAAAACCACCGACCACGGCGCCATCTCCCGCGCCTTCCGCCGCCTGGCGCTCCTCCTCCAATCCAGCAACCCCCACCCCGGTGCGGATGTAGCCCTCCGCATCGTCAACGACGCCTACGAACTCCTCTCTGATCCATCACGCCAGCCACTGCGTTCTGCACGTACCAACATCCCTTCTGGTGCTCCCTCTCATccagccgctgccgccgctcCTGCAGCTGAGGCAACGGACTTCTGGACTGCGTGCCCGTTCTGCTGCTACGTCCATCAGTATCCGCGCGAGCTAGTTGGCCGCGCGCTCAAGTGCCCAAACGAGTCTTGCCGCCGGGGGTTTGTGGCTGTTGAGATCCCTACACAGCCGACCATCGTGCCGGGCACCGAGATGTACCACTGTGCTTGGGGGTTCTTCCCCCTTGGTTTCCCCAACTCGGCGGATCTGGGTGGCAACTGGAAGCCATTTTACAAGGTCTTCCCTTGGAACAATGCGCCAAGTGGTGGGGGTGCCATTGGTAGGAACTATAGTAACCATGGTGGAGGCAGCAATGGCCGGCAGCCGCAGAATGAGAGTGCTCGTGGTGGATCATCCAGAGGTAGGGTCAAGAAGACAACTGCTCGCAAGAAGGTTGGGGCGGGGCCCAAGAGGCGTTCTTTTGGTGGTGGTGTGGAGAGCGGCATTGATGCATCGATGCTTGGACAGGATGGGTGGGCTGAGGGTGAGGAGGGTGAAGGTGGACAGCGGGAGGAGGTAAGAGGGATTAACATAAATGAGGAGGCACAGGCTACAGATGGTACCGGCAGGGCAAATGTCACAGGAGGAGTCGAGGACCTGGGCAGCTTCCATTTGGATGTTGATCCAACCGAGGATATACTAGGGAATCTCGGAAATTTACACAACTTGCCGTTCTTGAGGGTGGATAATCTTGGGAGGATGCTGTAA